The sequence TTGCGATTACTAAACAAATTGTCAAGCTACACGGCGGCTCGATTCGTTTTGAAAGCGAACGAGGGAATGGAACGACCGTATACATCGAATTGCCGCTATACGATGCGATATAGTACAACAGACTTACCCCATGATTAGAAGGACACAGCGCGATGAAATTACATGCTATTCCTAAAAATAATGGAAAATGAACTCCCTAACCTCAATAAAAAATTAGCGCAATGGGCTTATGCAGGAATTGGAGGCTATGGGGATCCAAAGATTCATTGGGCAAAATATATGGTTGTTTTCAAAAATGAAACAAAAGAGATAGAAATGAAAAAAATGGATACGTACATTAAAAACCTGAATCCGTGACAAAACATCTTTACAATGGATGCAAACCGTTGATACGATAAGGGAAAACGACGTTGACGATTCTTCATCAAGTAGGTGAATGTGATGAAAGATTTCCCGATTCGGTTTGTATTGACAGATGAAGCGATTACTCCAAGTGCTGGGCTTGCTCTCGTGGGCTACTTACTGCACCAAACGAAGCTGGATAAACGAGTAAACGCCCTTCGGCTCCCAACGGTTCGTCGAGATGTGCACATTTCCCATAGCGATGTCATTCGCTCGATGATTGGCTTGCTTGCCACAGGAAAAACGGATTTTGATCATATCGAAGCGTATCGTCAGGACGATATCTTTTCGACATCAATGGGCATTCGGCACGTACCTTCCTCCCCAACGTTGCGACAGCGTCTCGATCAGCTCGCTTGTCTTCCGATGACCGAAACCATCATTTGGGAGGAATCGATGCGTCTGTTGGTTCGACAACACGCTACCTTGTCCCCTTGTTGGGCGAAAGGGAAAACGACATGGCTTCCCCTTGATATAGATGCTTCCCCATTTGACAACTCCGATACGAAGAAAGAAGGAGTGAGTCGAACGTATAAAGGATTTGACGGTTTTACGCCGTTGTTTGCGTACGCAGGGAAGGAAGGGTATATCGTTCATGCCGAGCTGCGTCCAGGGAAACAACATGTACAAGACAACATGCCTTCGTTTTTAACTACCGCCATCCGTCGAGCTCGTCCGCTGACCTCGTCTCGTCTGCTTGTCCGCATGGATGCAGGAAACGATGCGGAAGCGAATGTGCACGTATGTCTAAAGGAAGACGTGGACTTTGTCATCAAGCGAAACTTACGCCGAGAATCGAAAGCGCTTTGG comes from Anoxybacillus flavithermus and encodes:
- a CDS encoding MspI family type II restriction endonuclease, with the protein product MLFLKIMENELPNLNKKLAQWAYAGIGGYGDPKIHWAKYMVVFKNETKEIEMKKMDTYIKNLNP
- a CDS encoding IS1380 family transposase, which gives rise to MKDFPIRFVLTDEAITPSAGLALVGYLLHQTKLDKRVNALRLPTVRRDVHISHSDVIRSMIGLLATGKTDFDHIEAYRQDDIFSTSMGIRHVPSSPTLRQRLDQLACLPMTETIIWEESMRLLVRQHATLSPCWAKGKTTWLPLDIDASPFDNSDTKKEGVSRTYKGFDGFTPLFAYAGKEGYIVHAELRPGKQHVQDNMPSFLTTAIRRARPLTSSRLLVRMDAGNDAEANVHVCLKEDVDFVIKRNLRRESKALWFQIASQKGRRVDDGQTEGVQTYELCLPQTAAIDGHTYTYVQVTQVTERTMERNGQLMLVPDYEVESYWVRLEGYEHVRMSDVLALYHDHATCEQFHSELKSDLDLERLPSGKMKTNALVLVMGAFVYNLLRLIGQDLLSDPRHPLHHKVKRRRIKTIIQTVITMAGRLVRRSRQIWMKLTRRSGYSILLLNVYQKWKEAR